GGTTCTATTGGTTGCTCCTGGCCGGCGATATTCTCCTCTTCATCACCATCCTCATTCCCGGCCGGTTCCGGGGAGGCCTGATCCGGGGCGGGCGGGGAGGCTTTTTTGAACAAACTGCCCAGCAGCCGGCCGATGACGCCCTCCTTGGGCTCCCGGTCCGGTTCGTCATCCCGGGCCGGGCTCTCATCCTCCGGCTCCGCCCGGGAAGATCCCTCCTGCTCCGGCAGTGCCCCGGGCTCCATGGAGGAGAGAGGTTCTTCCGGAGCCGCGGTTTCCGGTCCGGAAGCCGATTCCTCTTGGAAATGGGCTTCGCTTTCTTCGGAGGATATTGTCTGGGCGAGGCTTTCCGCAGGAGTTTCGTCATCGGCCACCCGGAACTCGTCCTTCACCGACAGGGCCCGGCTGATCCTCTGGGCGGATCGGGCCAATTTTCCGAAAAAGCCGCCCCGGGAAGCTTCCGCGCTACCCGCAGGATGGCCTCCCCCGGACTGCTGGTTGTCCGTCACCCGGCTGCCGTTCTCCTGCTGGTGAAAACCTTTCTGGTCCATAAGTTATTCCTCTCCCGACATTTCTTTTAATTTGGCCAGCCTGTTAAGGGCCTCAATGGGGGTCATGGTCTCGGGCTGCAGATGTTTGATCTCCCGCAGGAGCTCCTGCTCCTCACGGCTGAAAAGCTCCAATCGGTCTTCCTCCTGGCGGATCTGCCCATGCCGGGCCAGGCGGGGCGTGGAATCGGACAGCAGGGCATCCTGTTCCAGGTTTTCTAGGATCTCCCGGGCCCGGGAGATCACTTGGGCCGGAATGCCGGCCAACCGGGCCACCTGCACCCCGTAGCTCTGCCCAGCGCTGCCCTTGACCACCTGCCGCAGGAAGATTATCTCATCGCCCCATTCCTTGACCGCCATGGAATAATTCTGCACCCCCGGCAGCTGGGCGGCCAGCTCGGTCAGCTCATGATAATGGGTGGCGAACAGGGTCCGGCAGCCGATCTGATCGTGCAGATATTCGCTGACCGCCCAGGCGATGGCCAGCCCGTCGAAGGTGCTGGTGCCCCGCCCGATCTCGTCCAGCAGCACCAGGCTCCGGACGGTGGCGTTGTTCAGGATATTTCCGGTCTCGTTCATCTCGGCCATAAAGGTGCTGATTCCCTTGGCCAGGTCGTCGGAGGCCCCGATCCGGGTGAAGACCCGGTCGGTGATCCCGATATGGGCCTCCTTGGCCGGCACGAACGATCCCATCTGGGCCATGATGGTCACCAGTGCTATCTGTCTGAGGTAGGTGGATTTCCCGGCCATGTTGGGGCCGGTCAGGATGATCAGCCTGTGGTCGCTGTCGTTCAGCAGGGCGTCGTTGGCCACGAACTGTCCCAGCTGGAAATTCCGCTCCACCACCGGATGCCGGCCATGGATGATGTGGATCCGGGGAGATTCGTCCACCACCGGTCGGACGTAGCGATTGTTGATGGCAGCCAGGGCCAGGCCGCAAATAACATCGATGGCCGCCACCGACTCGGCGGTCTGCTTGATCCGCTGGCACCAGGATGATATCTCCTGGTGCAGGCCGGCGAAGATCTCCATCTCCAGGGCCTTGATCTTTTCCTCGGCCCCCAGCACCTTGTCCTCGTAGGCCTTCAATTCCGGGGTGACGAACCTCTCGGCATTGCTCAGGGTCTGCTTTCTGATGTAGTCATCAGGGGCCAATGCCAGATTGGTCTTGCTGATCTCGATATGATATCCGAAGACCGAATTATATTTGACCTTCAGCGACTGGATCCCGGTGCGCTCCCGTTCGCTGTTCTGGTAATCGGCGATCCAACTCTTGCTGTCGCGGGCCAGAGAGCGAAGCTCGTCCAGGTCGCCGTTGAACCCATCCCGGATGACCCCGCCTTTGGATAACGACAGCGGAGGGTCATCAGCCAGGGCTTTGGCCAACAGGTCGGTCAAACCACCGAAATCATGCAGGACAGCGGACAGATCCTTCCAGTAGCGCCCCGGCGGCAATCCGGTTTTTATCTGGGGAATTTCGGCCAGTGATTGTCCCAGGGCCAGCAGGTCCCGGGGCCCGGCCCTCTGGCAGGCGATCCGCCCCAGCAGCCTTTCCAGGTCCTGCACCTTCCCGAGATGTCTCCCAAGTTCGTCCCTGGCGGCCCGGCCCTCCAGCAGGCTCTGGACGGCATCCTGCCGCAAGGTTATTTCATTCAGATCCAGCAGCGGGGCCGCCAGCCAGCGTCTTATCAGCCTCCCGCCCATGGCCGTCACCGTATGGTCTATGGTGTTCAGCAGGCTGATGCCCTGGGGATGCCCCTCGGGAAAAAGGTTCAGGTTTCTGATGGTGGCGTTGTCCAGCAGCATCTGACCCTGCAGGGAGTAGGGCACCATTTTTGCTAGGTGGCTGATGGCCGTCTTCTGGTTTTCCTCCAAATAGCCGATGGCCGCCCCGGCCGCCCCGACGGCCAATGTCAGGTCCTGGCAGCCGAAGCCGGCCAGCGAGGCCGTTTTGAAATGCCCCAGCAATTTCTTCAGCGCCGAGCCCTGTTCGAAGTGATGGTCCTCCCGATCGGTCAAAGTGAACCCGGCCAGGGCCGGCCCGATCTTCGGACGG
The Candidatus Edwardsbacteria bacterium RifOxyA12_full_54_48 DNA segment above includes these coding regions:
- a CDS encoding DNA mismatch repair protein MutS; the encoded protein is MEKVTPMIAQYHRIKQEQPEAILLFRVGDFYETFFEDAVLTSKVLGIVLTSRNHGKGNDVPLAGIPHHALERYVTRLIKAGHKVAICDQVEDPKLAKGIVRREVTEVITPGTVMRSSLLDEKRENLLATVNCHQDRCGLALCDLSAGNLRVAEMSLAELSDELLRNQPSEILVSGSDRPKIGPALAGFTLTDREDHHFEQGSALKKLLGHFKTASLAGFGCQDLTLAVGAAGAAIGYLEENQKTAISHLAKMVPYSLQGQMLLDNATIRNLNLFPEGHPQGISLLNTIDHTVTAMGGRLIRRWLAAPLLDLNEITLRQDAVQSLLEGRAARDELGRHLGKVQDLERLLGRIACQRAGPRDLLALGQSLAEIPQIKTGLPPGRYWKDLSAVLHDFGGLTDLLAKALADDPPLSLSKGGVIRDGFNGDLDELRSLARDSKSWIADYQNSERERTGIQSLKVKYNSVFGYHIEISKTNLALAPDDYIRKQTLSNAERFVTPELKAYEDKVLGAEEKIKALEMEIFAGLHQEISSWCQRIKQTAESVAAIDVICGLALAAINNRYVRPVVDESPRIHIIHGRHPVVERNFQLGQFVANDALLNDSDHRLIILTGPNMAGKSTYLRQIALVTIMAQMGSFVPAKEAHIGITDRVFTRIGASDDLAKGISTFMAEMNETGNILNNATVRSLVLLDEIGRGTSTFDGLAIAWAVSEYLHDQIGCRTLFATHYHELTELAAQLPGVQNYSMAVKEWGDEIIFLRQVVKGSAGQSYGVQVARLAGIPAQVISRAREILENLEQDALLSDSTPRLARHGQIRQEEDRLELFSREEQELLREIKHLQPETMTPIEALNRLAKLKEMSGEE